A portion of the Deinococcus peraridilitoris DSM 19664 genome contains these proteins:
- the rpe gene encoding ribulose-phosphate 3-epimerase, producing MRSVKLAPSLLSCDFLRLGEELRSIEQGGGEYVHVDVMDGVFVPNLSFGLPILAAARRATNLFLDVHLMIEAPERYLADFAAAGADGITVHAESTRHLHRAVSQIRELGKRAGVVVNPGTPLAHLQPVLADVDLVLLMSVNPGFGGQKFIPATFERLRTVRSWLDALGSPAELQVDGGVSAANARELAQAGATVLVAGSAVFGPDGAEMGLRRLRESL from the coding sequence ATGCGTTCCGTGAAACTCGCTCCCAGCCTCCTTTCCTGTGACTTTCTCCGCCTGGGCGAAGAGCTGCGTTCCATCGAACAGGGCGGCGGCGAATACGTCCACGTCGACGTGATGGACGGCGTCTTCGTCCCCAACCTCTCGTTCGGCCTGCCGATTCTGGCCGCCGCCCGCCGCGCGACCAACTTGTTTCTCGACGTGCACCTGATGATCGAGGCCCCCGAACGCTATCTCGCTGATTTCGCCGCAGCAGGAGCCGACGGCATCACCGTACACGCCGAGTCCACCAGACACCTGCACCGGGCCGTCTCGCAGATCCGGGAGCTCGGCAAACGCGCCGGAGTGGTTGTGAATCCGGGCACGCCGCTGGCACACCTGCAACCGGTTTTGGCCGACGTGGATCTCGTCTTGCTCATGAGCGTCAATCCCGGCTTCGGCGGCCAGAAATTCATTCCCGCGACCTTCGAGCGCCTCCGCACCGTACGCAGCTGGCTGGACGCCCTGGGTTCGCCTGCCGAGCTGCAGGTCGACGGCGGGGTCAGTGCCGCCAATGCGCGTGAGCTCGCTCAGGCGGGCGCGACAGTGCTCGTCGCGGGCAGCGCGGTGTTCGGCCCCGACGGAGCCGAGATGGGCCTTCGCCGCCTGAGAGAGTCCCTGTAA
- the rpiA gene encoding ribose 5-phosphate isomerase A yields MADLEALKKEAALRAVALVESGMCVGLGTGSTAKYAIEELGRKISSGELTGIIGVATSNASEQLAREVGVPVEEFDCQQFDVAIDGADEIAPNLDLIKGLGGALTREKLLELRAHRLVIIADHTKLVKRIGEKAPIPVEIVRFGVASTLERLRDLGAGGELRSRGGEHFVTDNGNLIFDARFARIDDASALARDLKLTAGVVETGLFLGMAERAFVATPEGVRELTRA; encoded by the coding sequence GTGGCTGACCTCGAGGCCCTCAAGAAGGAAGCGGCGCTGCGTGCGGTTGCGCTGGTCGAGAGCGGCATGTGCGTCGGGCTCGGCACCGGCTCGACCGCCAAATACGCGATAGAGGAACTAGGCCGCAAGATCAGCAGCGGAGAGTTGACCGGCATCATCGGTGTAGCGACCTCGAACGCCAGCGAGCAACTGGCCCGTGAGGTGGGCGTGCCGGTCGAGGAGTTCGACTGCCAGCAGTTCGATGTGGCGATCGACGGTGCCGACGAGATCGCGCCGAACCTCGACCTGATCAAGGGGCTGGGCGGCGCCCTCACCCGCGAGAAGCTGCTCGAACTGCGTGCGCACCGGCTGGTGATCATCGCCGATCACACCAAGCTGGTGAAGCGCATCGGTGAAAAAGCCCCGATCCCTGTCGAGATCGTGCGCTTTGGCGTGGCAAGCACCCTGGAACGTCTGCGGGATCTGGGTGCCGGGGGCGAACTGCGCTCGCGGGGAGGTGAGCATTTCGTGACTGATAACGGCAACCTGATCTTCGACGCGCGGTTTGCGCGAATCGACGACGCGTCCGCGCTCGCGCGCGATCTCAAGTTGACCGCAGGTGTTGTCGAAACTGGCCTGTTCCTGGGCATGGCCGAACGGGCGTTTGTCGCTACGCCCGAAGGGGTACGCGAACTGACCCGCGCCTGA
- the deoC gene encoding deoxyribose-phosphate aldolase, whose product MLCLVNLAPYIDHTLLKPTATPADIVTLCQEAREHFFKAVCVNPVYIPLAQAELSGSPVLIATVCGFPLGAVLSTQKAAEAAASVNAGAHEVDMVIHVGAALANDWNTVGADIRAVRDATEGAVLKVIIETCFLSDEQKVRASEAALSAGADFVKTSTGFGPGGATLGDVRLMKRVAGDTALIKAAGGIRTRADAEAMIQAGAARLGTSGGVAIVSGQEHRVGY is encoded by the coding sequence ATGCTGTGTCTCGTGAATCTCGCGCCGTACATCGACCACACGCTTCTGAAACCCACTGCCACACCTGCCGACATTGTCACGTTGTGCCAGGAAGCGCGCGAGCATTTCTTCAAAGCTGTCTGCGTCAATCCGGTGTACATTCCCCTCGCTCAGGCCGAACTGTCCGGCTCACCCGTGCTGATCGCCACCGTATGCGGCTTTCCGCTGGGTGCCGTGCTGTCCACCCAGAAAGCCGCCGAGGCAGCCGCCAGTGTAAATGCCGGGGCGCATGAAGTCGACATGGTCATTCACGTGGGCGCCGCCCTGGCGAACGACTGGAACACCGTAGGTGCGGACATCCGTGCCGTCCGTGACGCCACCGAAGGAGCAGTGCTCAAGGTCATTATCGAAACCTGCTTTCTGAGCGACGAGCAGAAGGTCCGCGCCTCCGAAGCCGCCCTGAGTGCCGGAGCTGACTTTGTGAAGACCTCCACGGGGTTCGGTCCGGGCGGCGCGACGCTCGGTGACGTGCGCCTGATGAAGCGTGTGGCAGGAGACACCGCCCTGATCAAGGCGGCGGGCGGCATTCGCACACGCGCCGACGCCGAAGCGATGATTCAGGCGGGCGCGGCCCGCCTGGGCACCTCGGGTGGGGTCGCCATCGTGTCCGGTCAGGAGCACCGGGTCGGCTACTGA
- a CDS encoding DEAD/DEAH box helicase, which produces MTSATQPLNALVPQVTTGTFLMLPQVARAALFSAHRGPAVLLTTPERAELYASAGALGAPVGLNPGLREWGARPQHVVLDVVTALDLFPRDPDAHALDFRLGASYPRQELLAKLERLGYERDEDTGYVLRGDSVELRPVSGPRVRAEFFGDELDTLRELDENGQPGSRLDRFVLPPAEGYLSDVKWDATRLELLPGRIFLDSPEFYGSALGPQLETLWALLAGREITSFGRAPLELPDGTLPIRTLPFYRAKLSEFASDVDRWKAQGYRVLMLVRHDRTAAYLTEKLLQGAEPKWLSTPRVREGELGFLRAMGEGGFEVPDEKIVVLTEDLVYGFQGGSALRGKKLSGKPVADALGLQVGDYLIHPEHGIGEFKGLETRTVLGVARDYLHLEYKNSAKLYLPIELLPILRRHPGTTDDPPNLSSLDKKDWSKARERARKSAEELAARLLVQYAARQITPGTAFMPIPEWDAMIEQNFQFELTEDQVTALRDTFKDLEASYPMDRLIAGDVGFGKTEVALRAAHRVVGHGKQVAILVPTTLLAEQHTATFHARFKDLPVRVEGLSRFTPAKQESAILKDLAAGKVDIVIGTHRLLSQDIRFKDLGMIVVDEEHRFGVVQKEKLKALRGLPEASRPEKETTKNSRLEIPEGSVAVDMLSLSATPIPRTLYMSMVGLRDMSAIQTPPKGRKPIRTVLAPYEPMTIRDAIVSEIERGGKVFYIHDRVASIGSRSLYLRNLVPEARVGVAHGQMPEEALEEIMMGFEEGAFDVLLATTIVETGLDIPEANTILIERADRLGLAQLYQLRGRVGRRAQEAYAYMFYPPRITENASRRLFAIADLQDLGSGHKLAEKDMEIRGVGNILGEEQHGHVQAVSIEVYTELLAEAVAKLKGETLTVPESVSIDLPVNARLTPEYFGSEDDRIAFYGRLSEARTLPALSRIERDMRKRFGVPTPEVQNFLDLAKLRLTAVARRVLSIGDSMTHLQVTFAYKALDYDAAGLRNFPHKTEVVPFPPSVRLEKRGLKPDDYPHLLIELLGYFG; this is translated from the coding sequence GTGACCAGCGCAACCCAGCCCCTGAACGCCCTCGTCCCACAGGTGACGACCGGCACCTTCCTGATGTTGCCGCAGGTGGCACGTGCGGCCCTTTTTTCGGCGCACCGTGGCCCAGCAGTGCTGCTGACCACGCCCGAACGCGCTGAACTGTACGCCAGCGCAGGGGCGCTGGGCGCGCCAGTCGGTCTCAATCCCGGCTTGCGGGAGTGGGGTGCGCGTCCGCAGCATGTGGTGCTTGATGTCGTGACGGCACTTGATCTCTTTCCACGCGACCCCGACGCGCACGCGCTGGATTTCCGACTGGGCGCGTCTTATCCCCGCCAGGAACTGCTCGCCAAGCTCGAACGCCTGGGTTACGAGCGCGACGAGGACACTGGCTACGTGTTGCGTGGCGACAGCGTCGAGTTGCGCCCGGTCAGCGGACCGCGCGTGCGCGCCGAGTTCTTTGGTGACGAACTCGACACGCTGCGCGAACTCGACGAAAACGGGCAACCGGGAAGCAGGCTCGACCGCTTCGTCCTGCCCCCCGCTGAAGGGTACCTCAGCGACGTGAAGTGGGACGCCACCCGGCTGGAGCTGCTCCCCGGGCGGATATTTCTGGACAGTCCCGAGTTTTACGGCTCGGCACTGGGTCCGCAGCTTGAGACACTCTGGGCGCTCCTGGCCGGACGGGAAATTACCAGCTTCGGGCGCGCACCCCTGGAGCTGCCCGATGGCACATTGCCGATCCGGACGCTGCCGTTTTACCGTGCCAAGCTCTCGGAGTTCGCCTCGGACGTGGATCGCTGGAAGGCCCAGGGATACCGGGTCTTGATGCTGGTGCGCCATGACCGCACCGCCGCATACCTGACCGAAAAGCTGCTGCAGGGCGCCGAGCCGAAGTGGCTCAGTACTCCTCGTGTGCGGGAGGGCGAGCTGGGCTTTCTGCGGGCGATGGGCGAGGGCGGCTTTGAAGTTCCCGATGAGAAGATTGTGGTCCTGACCGAGGACCTCGTGTACGGCTTTCAGGGAGGCAGCGCGCTGCGCGGCAAGAAGCTCTCGGGCAAGCCGGTTGCCGACGCGCTGGGTCTGCAGGTGGGCGATTACCTGATTCATCCGGAGCACGGGATCGGTGAGTTCAAGGGCCTGGAGACACGCACGGTGCTGGGGGTGGCCCGCGACTACCTGCACCTGGAGTACAAGAACAGTGCCAAGCTGTACCTGCCCATCGAACTGCTGCCCATTTTGCGCCGCCACCCGGGCACGACCGACGATCCGCCCAACTTGTCGAGCCTCGACAAAAAAGACTGGTCCAAGGCACGCGAACGGGCCCGCAAAAGCGCCGAGGAACTCGCGGCACGTCTGCTGGTGCAGTACGCCGCACGCCAGATTACGCCCGGCACTGCCTTCATGCCAATTCCCGAGTGGGACGCCATGATCGAGCAGAACTTTCAGTTCGAGCTGACCGAGGATCAGGTCACGGCGCTGCGCGACACCTTCAAGGACCTGGAAGCGTCGTATCCCATGGACCGCCTGATCGCGGGGGACGTGGGCTTCGGCAAGACCGAGGTGGCGCTGCGGGCCGCGCACCGGGTGGTGGGTCACGGCAAACAGGTCGCCATTCTGGTGCCTACCACCCTGCTGGCCGAGCAGCACACTGCTACCTTTCACGCGCGCTTCAAGGACCTGCCGGTGCGCGTCGAGGGCTTGTCACGCTTCACGCCTGCCAAGCAGGAAAGCGCCATTTTGAAAGACCTCGCCGCCGGAAAAGTCGACATCGTCATCGGCACGCACCGGCTGCTGTCGCAGGACATCCGCTTCAAGGACCTCGGAATGATCGTCGTGGACGAGGAGCACCGGTTCGGTGTGGTGCAGAAGGAAAAGCTCAAGGCGCTGCGCGGCTTGCCGGAAGCGTCGCGGCCCGAAAAGGAAACGACCAAAAACAGCAGGCTGGAAATTCCCGAGGGAAGCGTCGCGGTGGACATGCTGTCGCTGTCGGCCACGCCCATTCCGCGCACGCTGTACATGAGCATGGTGGGTCTGCGCGACATGAGCGCCATCCAGACGCCACCCAAGGGCCGCAAGCCCATCCGGACGGTGCTGGCACCCTACGAACCCATGACCATTCGCGACGCGATCGTCTCGGAGATCGAGCGGGGCGGCAAGGTGTTCTATATTCACGACCGGGTTGCCAGCATCGGCTCGCGCTCTCTGTACCTCCGCAACCTCGTTCCGGAAGCGCGCGTGGGCGTAGCGCACGGTCAGATGCCCGAGGAGGCGCTCGAGGAAATCATGATGGGCTTTGAGGAAGGCGCGTTCGACGTGCTGCTCGCGACCACCATCGTCGAGACGGGCCTTGACATTCCTGAAGCCAACACTATCTTGATCGAGCGGGCCGACCGGCTGGGGCTCGCGCAGCTGTACCAGTTGCGAGGCCGGGTGGGCCGGCGTGCCCAGGAGGCCTACGCGTACATGTTTTACCCGCCGCGCATCACCGAGAATGCCTCGAGGCGCCTGTTCGCCATCGCTGACTTGCAGGACCTCGGCAGTGGACACAAGCTGGCCGAAAAGGACATGGAGATTCGGGGCGTCGGCAACATCCTGGGTGAAGAGCAGCACGGCCACGTGCAGGCTGTGTCGATCGAGGTGTACACCGAGCTGCTGGCCGAAGCGGTCGCCAAACTGAAAGGGGAGACCCTCACGGTGCCCGAGTCAGTCAGCATCGATCTGCCGGTGAATGCCCGCCTGACACCCGAGTACTTTGGGAGCGAAGATGACCGCATTGCCTTCTACGGTCGCCTGTCAGAAGCCAGGACCCTGCCGGCCCTGTCGCGAATCGAACGCGATATGCGCAAGCGCTTCGGCGTGCCGACGCCCGAGGTCCAGAACTTTCTGGACCTCGCCAAGCTGCGTCTGACGGCCGTGGCGCG
- a CDS encoding 2-phosphosulfolactate phosphatase, translating to MRLRVDLLPHGDYPDTVLVVDVLRATTTAGVYLERGARSLLLTASPERALELRSSGENREGPSESSANVLLGGERGGLPIPGFDFGNSPVEADSQNFTGKVIVMNTTNGTGAAHVAAATGKRVLLASLRNAHAAARRARALAVEEIAIVCAGSNGRASLEDIYTAGVLCEYLMSMGEAGIDDGARIALTVRRNASDPLEALSSSAHGVVLSRLGLGEDVRFSARPSESTLVPVLAETQDTEGALRFVTG from the coding sequence ATGCGACTGCGGGTCGATCTGTTACCGCACGGCGACTACCCTGACACGGTGTTGGTGGTGGACGTACTGCGGGCCACGACCACTGCCGGGGTGTACCTGGAGCGCGGAGCACGGAGCCTGTTGCTGACTGCCTCGCCCGAACGCGCCCTGGAGCTGCGCAGCTCAGGCGAGAACCGCGAAGGGCCGTCCGAAAGCAGTGCAAACGTGTTGCTCGGGGGTGAGCGCGGCGGCCTCCCCATTCCGGGATTTGACTTCGGCAACTCCCCTGTCGAAGCGGACTCCCAGAATTTCACCGGCAAAGTCATCGTGATGAATACAACCAATGGTACAGGAGCCGCCCACGTTGCTGCCGCGACCGGCAAGCGCGTGCTCCTGGCCAGCTTGCGCAACGCCCACGCGGCGGCGCGCCGGGCACGCGCGCTTGCAGTCGAGGAGATCGCCATCGTCTGCGCGGGCAGCAACGGCCGTGCCAGCCTGGAAGACATCTACACCGCCGGGGTGCTGTGCGAGTACCTGATGTCCATGGGTGAGGCAGGCATCGACGACGGCGCGCGCATTGCCTTGACGGTGCGGCGCAATGCCAGCGATCCCCTGGAAGCCCTGTCGAGCAGCGCCCACGGGGTGGTGCTGAGCCGTCTGGGTCTGGGAGAAGATGTACGCTTCAGTGCCCGCCCCAGCGAATCCACGCTGGTTCCCGTGCTCGCCGAAACGCAGGACACCGAGGGCGCACTGCGTTTCGTGACGGGCTGA
- a CDS encoding peroxiredoxin: protein MTQEAALQAGQPFPDFALPDADNHLHRLADYRGRYLVLYVYPKDDTPGCTKEACDFRDHAELRAEGAAILGLSRDDAESHAGFAQKFSLNFPLVSDPDATFIRTIGAWGTKNLYGKVSEGLKRSTFLIAPDGTLVKVWSNVKVDGHADAVLRELREHKARRG from the coding sequence ATGACACAAGAAGCTGCATTGCAGGCGGGTCAGCCATTCCCGGACTTCGCATTGCCCGACGCCGATAATCACCTGCATCGTCTCGCCGATTACCGTGGTCGCTACCTCGTGCTGTATGTCTACCCCAAAGACGACACACCGGGCTGTACCAAAGAAGCCTGTGATTTCCGCGATCACGCTGAGTTGCGCGCCGAGGGCGCGGCCATCCTGGGGCTCAGCCGCGACGACGCGGAGAGCCACGCGGGCTTCGCGCAGAAATTCAGCCTGAATTTTCCTCTGGTGTCCGACCCCGACGCCACGTTCATCCGCACCATCGGAGCCTGGGGCACCAAAAACCTGTACGGCAAGGTGAGCGAAGGACTCAAGCGTTCGACCTTTCTGATCGCGCCCGATGGAACCCTGGTGAAGGTTTGGAGCAACGTGAAAGTCGACGGTCACGCTGACGCCGTGCTGCGCGAGCTTCGGGAACACAAAGCGCGCCGTGGCTGA